CGAGAGCTCGGCCTCCACGTCGGGGTCGTCGTACTCGACGACGTAGAGGGTCCCGTTGCGCGGGTACTCGCGGAGCGTGATCGCCCCGTGGTCGTTGCACGCCTTCACGACCGTGTACTTTCCAGTCCGGTTCATCACGGTCGGCGTTTCGGCTTCCGGAATCATAGTTATGCCATCCCTACGGCCGTGTACGGCGGCGTCTACGCGCCTCGACGGCGGGGCGGTGTCGGAAGTCGACCGCGAGCAGATCCGGACGCGAGCAGACCCGGACGCGAGCCGGCCCGTCCCCGACCGCGAACGTTCCATTTTAATCGGCCCATCGCTTCGCTCGGGTATGACGGAGACGGAGATCCCCGAGGACCACCCGCGCTACGCGTCGCTGGTGACGCGCCACCGGATCGAGGCGGGCGTCGAGCGGGGGATCACCTCGAAGCAGGGGCTGATCGCGCAGGGGCGCGGCGAGGCGTTCGACTACCTCCTCGGCGAGCGCACGCTCCCGAGCGCCGACGCGGCCGCGCGCGCCGCGGCCGCGACGCTCCTCTCGGCCGACCGCCCGGTGATCTCGGTGAACGGCAACGTCGCGGCGCTCGCGCCGAGCGAGACGGTCGACCTCGCTGACGCGGTCGACGCGGACCTCGAAGTGAACCTGTTCAACCACACCGACGAGCGGGTCCGTCGGATCGCGGCCCACCTCCGCGAGCACGGCGCAGACGAGGTGAAGGGACTCGCCGGCGACGGCGAGATACCCGGGCTGGACCACGCGCGCGGGGTCGTCGACGCTGACGGGATCGAGGCGGCCGACGTCGTCGTGGTCCCGCTGGAGGACGGCGACCGCGCGGCCGCGCTCGACGCGATGGGGAAGACGGAGATCGTGATCGACCTCAACCCCGGGAGCCGCTCGCCGCGGACCGCCGACGTGCCGATAATCGACAACCTGCTGCGCGCGGTGCCGAACGTGACCGAACACGCGCGGAACCTCGCGGAGGCGACGCCCGCGGAACTGGACCGGATCGCCGGCGAGTTCGACGCGGACGCCGCGCTCGACGCGGCCGAGGCGGCGATCCGAGAGGGGTCGTTCGCGGACGGAGACGGGGAGTAGGGACGACGAGCGGCCGCCCGCCGGAAGGCAAAAGCGTGCGCCGCCCCTACCGGGCGCATGGAACTCGACGAGACGGACCGGGCGATCCTGCGAATCCTTCAGGAGGACGCGCGGACACCGTTCTCGGAGGTCGCTCGTCGGATCGACATGTCCAGCGCGACCGTCCACGACAGGGTCAGCCGCCTCGAAGAGGCCGGCGTCATCCGCGGGTACCACGCCGACGTCGACCCGAAGGCGGTCGGCCACGGCGTCGGCGCGTTCGTCGGCCTGCGCGTCGAGCAGGGCCGCGAGGAGGACGCGCTCGAACGCCTCCGCGGCATCGACGGCGTCCGCGAGATCCACCTCACCACCGGGGAGTGGGACGTCATCCTCCGGGTCGTCGCGGCCGACACCGACCGGCTCCGAGAGCTGATGTTCGAGCGGATCGCGGAGACGGAGGGGTTCTCGCGCTCGCAGACGATGGTCATCTTGGGCACCGACTACGAGCAGCCCGGCCCGCCGCTGTAGCGGGACGCGGACCGCGCCGTCGAGACGGGCGGCGACGCCGGCGTCAAACGGCGCCGCGCTCGCTCGGGACCGGAACGCTCAACTCGGGACCTCTCCGAACGGTGACCATGAGCACAGGTGTCGCGGACGGGTTCGACCCGTCGCCGGAGCGCGCATGGGCGGCGGTCGTGGGAGGCGTCACGGCGCTGCTGGCGCTCGGGTCCGTCGTCTTCCCGCGCGTCGTCTACGACCGCTTCCTCTGGCGCTACTTCTGGGGACCGGTGGTCGCGGACGGCGAGGGCGCGCAGTGTGCGGTCCGCGAGGTCGGCGGCACCACGGAGCTGCTCGGGAGCGGCGCGGCGTGTCAGTCGGCCGCCAGCGCCGGCGAGGTCGTCGCGACCCCGGGGTACACGACCTTCTCGACGGTGAGCTACGTGGTGATCCTGCTGGCGATGCTGATCGGCGTCGTCTTCCTGCTCCGCCGGCTCGACATCGCGACGGAGCTCCGGTTCTTCTACGCGCTGTTCCCGTTCATGCTGTTCGGCGGGGCGATGCGGACGGTCGAGGACGCGGGCGTGGCGGCGACCGCCGCGGGCGTCGAACCGCTGATCGGCTTCCCGGCGAGCGCGCTGCTGATCAGCCCGTTCATCTACTTCACGGTGTTTTTGTTCACCCTCGCGTGCGTCGTCACGGCGTACGCGCTCGAACGCCGCGGCGTCGTCGACGACTACGCGCGCCCGCTGTTCGCCTCGGGCGCCGCCGGGCTGGCGCTCGCGGTCGGCTACCTCTCGTATCTCGCCGTCGCGACCGACTACGTCGAGTTCTACCCGCAGGTGCTCGTCCCGACGCTCGTCATCGCGACGCTCGCGACCGCGGGCACGTGGGCGCTGGCGACCCGGCGGATTCCGACGCTCCGGCAGGGGACCGGCGCCGCGGGGATCGTGATCATCTGGGGCCACGCGATAGACGGGGTCGCGAACGTGATCGGACTCAACTGGATGCCCGCGCTGACCGACACCGCGAACCTCGTCCCGAAACACGTCGTCAACGCGCTGATCGTCGACTGGACCGGGCGGCTCCTGCCGGACTCGATCCTCGCCGTCACCGGCGACGCCTGGCCGTTCCTCCTCGTGAAGCTCGCGGCCGCGACGTTCGTCGTTTGGGTGTTCAACGGCGAGATGTACGAGGAGTCGCCGCGGTACACGCTGCTGCTCCTCATCACCGTCCTCGCGGTCGGACTCGGGCCGGGCACGCGGGACATGCTCCGCGCGACGTTCGGGGTCTGAACCGGGCGATTCAACGCCCGCTGCGACTCAACTGACCGTTTAAAAGGCGGACGGCGCGCCGCGTCGCGCTCCCGCCGGGGCGCGACGCGAACGCGAGGGAGGCGAGCGGGCCGCGCGGCGCCGTCCGCGCGGCCCGCCCGCCGAGGCTGGGGAGGCGCGAGGCCGTGCCGCCCTCGGCCGGCGCGGCTTTATACGGAACCGACAAGTGGACCGAGCGCCGAGCGCGACCGTGACTGACACACCGCGACGACGCGTGCTGGCGGCCGCGGCGACGGGATCGACGCTCGGGCTCGCCGGCTGCGGCGGCCTCGGCGGATCGGACGGCGACGCCGCCGGACAGACCGACGACGGAGCGAACGAGAGCGACGACGGCGACGGCGGGGGCGGCTCCGAGAGCGACTCGCGCGCGACGGTCGCGCTCGACGTCCAGGCGGAGATTCAGGCGGCCCAAGAGGAGATCGGGACGCGGGTCGAGGAGGGGAACCTCTCGCAGGAGGAGGCGCAGGCGGAGCTGCTCGACGCGCAGGCCGAGATCGTCTCGGCCGCGGTCGAGGACTTGGAGTCGTACGCGACCGGGGTGGACGGCCTCTCCGTGGAGAACGCGAACGAGCAGGCCGGTGCCGTGCTGGTCAGCGGGCCGGCCGCGGCGGTGCTGGACACGCTGGAGGCCGACCCGGTGAACGCGCTGCTGTCCGCCGCCGACTTCCCCGCCCCGCAGGACGGCGAGCAGGCGAACGGCTCCTGACCGGCTCCGCAACGACACCTTATAAGCCGCCGCGGGCGGAACGGTCTCGGTAATGCTGGATGGGGTCAACGTCGCGCTCGGCGTCTCCGGGAGCATCGCGGCGGTGAAGGTCGTCGAACTCGCCCACGAACTGCGCCGCCACGGCGCGAGCGTCCGCGCCGTCATGTCCCCCGCGGCGACGAACATCGTCCACCCGTGGGCGGTCGACTTCGCCACCGACGAGCCCGTCGTCACCGAGATAACCGGGAGCGTCGAGCACGTCGAGCTGTGCGGCCGCGAGGGGTGGGCGGACGCGCTCCTCTTGGCGCCCGCGACCGCGAACACCGCGGGGAAAGTCGCGGCCGCGGTCGACGACACGCCCGTGACCACCTGCGCGACGACCGCGCTCGGCGCGGACGTGCCCGTCGTGATGGCGCCCGCGATGCACGAGCCGATGTACGACCACCCGGGCGTCCTCGACGCGCTCGACCGCTTGGAGTCGTGGGGCGTCCGCTTCGCTGACCCGCGGATCGAGGAGGGGAAGGCCAAGATAGCGGCCGAGGACGACATCGTCACGGAGGTCGCGCGGGCGACGACTCCGCAGACGCTCGCCGGGTCGCACGTCGTCGTCACCGCGGGCGCGACGAAAGAGCGGATCGACCCGATCAGAATCTTAACGAACCGCGCGTCGGGGAAGACGGGCCGGGCGGTCGCGCGGGCGCTCTACGCCCGCGGCGCCCGGGTGACGCTCGTCCAGGACGGTCCCGAGGTGCCGTACGCCGACGTGGCGGCGGTCGAGACGGCCGACGAGATGATGGCGGCCTGCCGGCGGACCGCGGCGACCGCGGACGCGCTGGTCTCCGCGGCTGCCATCTCCGATTTCACCGCCGACGCCGTCGACGAGAAGATCCGGTCCGGCTCGCCGCTGTCGGTCGAACTGGAGCCGACGCCGAAGCTCATCGACTCGGTCCGCGAGGCGTACCCAGACCTCCCCATCGTCGGGTTCAAGGCAGAGACGTCGGGCGACGACGCGGCGATGGTCGCGGAGGCCGAGCGCATCCGCGACCGCGTGGGGCTGTCGTTCGTCGTCGCGAACGACGCGAGCGTGATGGGCGACGACGAGACGCGGGTCCTCATCGTGGGCGAGGACGGGACGGAGCCGGAGGAGGTCGCCGGCTCGAAGGGCGCGGTCGCCGGCCGGATCGCCGACCGACTCGCGGCGGCGCTCGACGCGTCGGCGTGAGTCCGACGGGGCGACCCGGCGGCCGGATCGCCCGCCCCCGGCAGGCTCCCCGCGGATACAAACTGTTTTGAGGCGTTGGAGTAACCACACGGGTAGAGATACTCATGTACAACGAGACGGTCACGCACGGCTCCGTGGGAGGTGTGGTGGGTGGCTGACGCCGACCCGCCGCCCGGCGACGGGACCGCCGCCCGTGCCGACTCGGTCGACTCCGCCGAGTCGACCGACCCGGCCGACTCCGAATCCGCGTCGACGGACGACGCGGCGGTCGGGGCGGTCATCGTTCCCGTCGAGCCGACCTCCACGCTCCGGTCGACGATCGCGCACGTCGCAGAAGCCGCCGCGGCCGAGGGGGCTCCGGCGATCCACCTCGTCGAGATCGCCTCGTGGCGGGACGGCGACCCGGAAAGCGACGAGCGGGCCGCCGCGGCCGACCGCGTGCTCGAACGCGCTGCGGCGTGGGCGACCGCCGACCTCGACGACTCCGAGGCGCCCGGCGCCGCGGACGTCGAGGTCGTTACTGCGGTGATCGGCGCCGACGACTACCTGTTCGGCGCCGACGACTACGTCCGGGTGCTGGCCGAGTACGCGGAGGCCAACGCCGCCGACCGCGTCGTGCTCGACCCCGAGTACACCCCGGTCGGCAACACGACGCTGCTCCAGCCGCTGGAGTTCGCGCTCTCGAACACGTCGCTGTCGGTCGAGACCGCGCCGGTCGACCGACCGACGCGCCGCGAGCGGTTCCGGACCGAGGCGACAACCGGCCGGTTCGTGGCCCTTTTCGGCCTCTCGCTCGCTTTCTACCTCCTGTTGGGCGACCCGACCTACTGGTTTGACCTCGTGACGGGGGTCGCGACCGCCGCGGTCGTGTCGATCACCCTCTCGCGGGTGAGCCTCGACTCGACGCCGGCGATCCCGCGCACCCCGATGCGAATTCTCCGCGGGCTGGTGTACGTCCCGGTGCTCCTCTACGAAATCGTGAAGGCGAACCTCGTGGTCGCCCGCGTCATCCTCGATCCGCGGCTCCCGATAGAGCCGACGATGAACCGGATGCGCGTGATCGTCGGGAGCGGGCTCCCGCTGATGACGCTGGCGAACTCGATCACGCTGACGCCCGGAACGTTGACCGTCCGCGCCCGCGACAGCGACCTGTACGTTCACTCGCTCGTCCCGTGGGCCCGCGAGGGGCTGTTCGACGGCTCCTTGGAGCGGTGGACCCGGTTCGTCTACTACGGGCGCCGCTCGGCGCGCCTGCCGACTCCCCGCGAGCGCGACGACGTCGCGATCCTTCAGGGCGACGACGCGACAGAGGAACTACCGATCGCCGCCGCCGACGGCGGCGCGGTCGGCGCGAGCGACGCGACCGCCGAGGCCGCCGAGACCGATGAGGCCGACGCGAGCGATGCGACCGCCGCGGCTGACGCGAGCGACGAGTCCGACGGCACCGACGGCGATGCCGACGAGGTGACCGACCGATGAGCCTCGTGGACGCCCCGCTCGCGGCCGGCTACACCCTCGGTGACTTCCTGCTCGTCGCGGCCGCCGGCTTCGCCGTCCTCGCGGTCGGCATGCTCTACCGCGCGGTGGTCGGGCCGACGATGCAAGACCGGGTGCTGGCGGTGAACGTCCTCGGGACGAACACCGTCGTCATCCTCGCCATCCTCGGGGCGGCGCTCGGGGAGCCGACGTTCCTCGACATCGCCCTGGTGTACGCGCTGCTCAACTTCCTGATGGCCATCGCCATCTCGAAGTTCACCGTCGAGCGGGGTGGTGTGCTGTGACCGCCGCCGCGCTGGAGACGGCCCGCGTCTGGCTCGTCGTCGCGCTCACGCTACTCGGGCTGTTCTTCTCGTTCGTCTCGATGACGGGCGTGCTCCGCCTGCCCGACCTGTACTCGCGGGCGCACACCGCCTCTCAGGCCGACACGCTGGGCGCCGGGTTCGGGCTGGCGGCCGTCGCGCTCACCGTCGGGCTGGCCGGGGCCGGGTTCAAGTCGGTCCTGCTGCTGTTTTTCATCTTCGTGACGAACCCGACCGCGGCCCACGCCATCGCCCGGGCCGCCTTCGAGGAGGGAATCGTGCCGTGGACCGACGGGGATGAGCGCCGATGACGGGCGCGCTCGCGGCCGCCGCTCCCCCCGGGGCGCCGGTCGTCGCGCAGGTGACGGCCGTCGAGGCGAGCCTGTTCGTCTTCGTGGTGTTGACCGCGCTGTTCACCGCGCTGGCGCGCGACGTGCTCGCGGCGGTGATCATCTTCGGCGCCTACAGCCTCGGGATGGCCGCGCTGTACACGTTCTACCGCGCGCCCGACGTCGCGATGACCGAGGCGGCCATCTCCGCCGGCGTGACGACCGTACTGTTGCTGCTCACGCTGGCGAAGACGACCCGGGCCGACCACGAGGCGGCCTTCGAGTCGGTGAACCTGCCCGCGGCGGGCGCGGCGGGGCTGCTGTTCGGCGGGCTGCTGCTCACGATGGGCGACATCCCGGCGGTCGGGTCCGAGGACGCGCCGATCTGGTCGAACCCGGACGTGAGCCAGTGGTACATCGCGGAGACGTACGCGGAGACGGGCGTCGAGAACGCGGTGATGGCCGTGCTGGCGGCGTTCCGCGGGTTCGACACCTTCGGAGAAGCGGTCGTCGTCTTCGCGGCCGGGATCGCCGCCCTCATCGTCCTCCACCGGGAGGTGTTCGCATGAGCGGCTCCGACGCCGACCTCGACCCCGGCGCCGACCCCGACTCCGACGCCGATCCCGAACCCGCCGCCCCCGGTTCCGGCGGGGGGTTCGGTCGCGACCGGCCGCCGCGAAGCGACGGTCGCCTCGACTCGGACAGCCGGCAGGGCACCCCGTACACGGAGAGTCAGGTGATCATGCCGACGGTGAAGATCGTCGCCCCGTTCGCGTTCACCTACGGGCTGTTCGTCACCTTCCACGGCGGCGGCTCGCCCGGCGGCGGGTTCCAGGGCGGCGCGATCGTGGCCGCGGTCGTGTTCATGATCGCGTTCGCGTTCGGCATCGAGGCCACCCGCGAGTGGCTCGCGAACACCGTTATCGTCGCGCTCGCCGTCGGCGGCACGCTCGTGTTCGCCGGCATCGGACTCGTCCCGGTCGCGCTCGGCGGCGCGTTCCTCCAGTACGAACTGCTTCCGATCCCGGACCCCGTCAAGTACGGGATGGAGGGCGTCGAGATCCTCGGGATCGGCACCATCGTCGCCGGCGTGCTCATGGGGCTGTTCTTCGTCCTCGCGAACGGCTTCAGCGACGCGGGCGGGTTCGCCGCCGCGGGCGCCTTCGACGACGAGGTCGGCGGCGACGCCGACGCGACCGACGACGGCGACGAACCCGACTCGGCCGACGCCGAGGCGACGGGCGACCGGTCGGACTCGGACGCCCCGGGACCGGCCGCGACCGACGGGGGTGAGCGGTGATGTTCGCGCTCGCGTCGACCGGCGGCGCCGTCGAAATCCTCGCGACCAGACACGCCTACGTCGCGTTCGCGCTGCTGCTCTGTATCGGGCTCTACATGATGATAGCGAACCCCAACCTCGTGAAGAAGATCATCGGACTCAACCTGTTCCAGACGGCGATATTCCTGCTGTTCATCGCCTCCGCGTACGTCGACGGCGGATCGATTCCGATCGTTCCGACCGGCGGCCCGGAGGGGGGACTCTACGTGAGTCCGCTGCCGCACGTGCTCGTGCTCACCGCCATCGTCGTCGGCGTGAGCCTCACCGCGGTCGCGCTCGCGCTGTGCATCCGGATCTACGACGAGTACGGTACGCTCCGGACCGACACGCTCCGCCAACTGCTCCGCGACGAGGGGTCGATCCCGTCGCCACGCTCGGCGGAGGCGCCGCGCGCGTCGGGGGAGCCGTCTCCCTCGTCCGCGGCGCCAGCGCCCGGCGAGACGGGCGACGACCCCGCGGACGGAGGTGGGGCCGATGACTGACGTCCTCCTGCCGCTCGCGGTCGTCGTCCCCATCGTCGCGGCGACGCTGCCGCTGGCGCTCGGCCTCCGGTACGACCGCGTCGGCTGGCCGGTCGCGGCGGTCGGGACGACTGCCACGGCCGGAATCGCGGCCGCGATCGCGGTCGTGACGGTGATAGACGGGCCGTTCAGGCACGCGCTCGGCGGGTTCCTCCCACCGATCGGGATCGAACTCGTGGCCGACCGGCTGTCGGTGGCGGTGCTGCTGCTCGTGGCCGCGGTCTCGGTCGCGACGCTCGCGTTCGCGCGGGTCGCCGGTCCGCGGGGGAACCCGTTCTACAGCGCGTACCTCCTGCTGGTCGGCGGCCTCGTCGGGATGGTGCTCACCGGCGACCTGTTCAACCTGTTCGTGTTCTTAGAGATCACGGGGCTGACGACGTACGCGCTCATCGCTTCGGACCGCTCGGGGGCGAGCGCGTACGCCTCGCTCAAGTACCTCGTCGTCGGGACCGTCGGCGCCTCGCTGTACCTGCTCGGCGTCGGCTACGCCTTCCTCGCGACGGGGACGCTGAACATGGTCGCCGTCCAAGAGCAGATCGTCTCGCAGGCGGGCTACGGCGACCCGCTCGTCCGCGCGAGCTACGCGTTCATCGTGACCGGGCTGGCGCTGAAGATCGCCATCTTCCCGGTCCACTCGTGGCAGCCGGACGCCTACCAGCGCGCGCCGGACTCGGTCACGACCATCGTCGCGGCCCTGGTATCGACCGCGAGCGCGTACGCGCTGATCCGCGTGACTTACACCGTGTTCACGGTTGACTTCCTCGCCGCGAACGAGGGGATCGCGACCGCGCTGCTCGTCGTCTCGACCGTCTCGATCGTCGCCGGCTCCGCGCTCGCCGCGATGCAGTCGAACCTCAAGCGGATGTTCGCGTACTCGTCGGTCGCGCAGTTCGGGATGATCGGCGCGGCTGTCGCGCTCGCGAACGAGACGGCGCTGCTCGGCGGGATCGTCCACTTGGTCGGCCACGGGATCATGAAGTTCGGTCTGTTCCTCGGCATCGGGCTGCTCGCGCTCGGCTACGGCAGCCGTCAGATCGGGGACCTCGCGAGCGTCGCCCGCGCGGCCCCGTACACGTCCGGCGCGCTCGCGGTCCTCGGACTCGGCCTCGTCGGGATTCCGCCCTCGATCGGCTTCCTCGGCAAGTGGTACATCGGGGTCGGCGCGGTCGACGCCGGACTCGCCGGCGGGGGCGCGGTCGGCATCGCGGTCGCGGCGGCGATATTCGTCAGCACGCTGTTCACGCTGTCGTACGTCGCGCGGCTGTTAGAGCGGTTCTACTTCGCCGGCGCCGGGCTTCCCGGCGACCACGGCGACGACGCCGCGGGAGGCGGGGACGCCTCCGCCGACGCGGCGACCGACGGTGGCCGCGCAGGCGACGACGCGGCGACCGACGGTGGCCGCGCAGGCGACGACGCGGCGACCGACGGGCGGGGGCCCCCCGCGACGACCGCGGAGGGCCTTCCCGCGCCCGTCAAGGGCGCCCCGCGGTCGTCGCTCGTCCCCGACCGGGTGCCGACGGCGCCGCTGCTCGCGCTCGGGCTGGCGGCGCTCGCGACGGTCGCGCTCGGCTTCGGCGGCTTCGCGCTCGCGGAGTGGTTCGACCCGTTCCTCACGGAGGCGTTCGCATGATAGAAGCTACACCCGACATACGTCCCCTACTGGCGGTTCTCGTCTCGTTCGTCGCGGCGTTTTTCATCGTCGCGTCGCACCGCTCGCCGAACGTCCGAGAGGGGTGGACGCTCGTCGCGTCGCTCGCGAAGTTTGGCGTCGTCGCGTCGATGCTCCCGGCGGTCCTCGACGGCGCGGTGTTCGAGTGGTCGGCCGGGGCGTTCCTCCCCGGGGTCGGCGCGCCGATCGAGTTCGCGCTCCGCGCGGACGCGCTCGGCATGCTGTTCGCGTTCCTCGCGAGCGGGCTGTGGATCGTCACATCGTTCTACAGCATCGGCTACATGCGCGGGTTAGACGAGCCGAACCAGACCCGGTACTTCGCGGCGTTCGCGGTGTCGCTCGCGGCGACGATGGGGATCGCGTTCGCGGGCAACCTCGTGACGATCTTCGTCTTCTACGAGATCCTGTCGATCGCGACGTACCCCCTCGTCGCGCACGACGAGACGGCCGAGGCGCGCTCGGCCGGCCGCAAGTACCTCGCGTACACGATGTTCGGCGGGGGCGTGCTCGTCCTCGCCGGCACAGCGCTCGTCTACCTGCTCGCCGGCTCCGTCGACTTCACCGCGGGCGGCATCGCGGAGCTCGCGAACGCCGACCCCGGGCTGGCGATGCTCGCCTTCTTCCTGCTCGCGATCGGGTTCGGCGTGAAGGCCGGGATCATGCCGCTCCACCAGTGGCTCCCCGAGGCGATGGTGGCGCCGACGCCGGTCTCCGGGCTGCTCCACGCGGTCGCGGTCGTCAAGTCCGGCGCGTTCGGCGTCTCGCGGGTCGTCTTAGACGTGTTCGGTCCCGAACTCGTCTTCGACCTCTCGCTACCGCTCGGGTTCTCCGCCGGCCTCGTCCTCTCGACCGTCGGGGCGATCACGCTCACCGCGGCCTCCCTCATCGCCCTCCGAAAGGACCACTTGAAGCGCCGACTCGCCTACTCGACGATCAGCCAGCTGAGCTACATCATCCTCGGGCTGGGGCTGTTCGGTTGGTACGGGCTGGTGGGCGCGCTCTTACACATCCCGGCGCACGCGTTCATGAAGCTCACCCTGTTCTTCTGTGCGGGCAACATCCACGTGTCGACCCACACGGACTACATCTCCCAGATGGCGGGGATCGGCAAGCGGATGCCCCTGACGATGGGGGCGTTCACGGTCGCCTCGCTGGGGATGGCGGGGATCCCGCTGCTCGCCGGCTTCGTCAGCAAGTACTACATGCTGATCGGCGGGGTTCAGATGGGGATGGAGCTCACCCCGATCGCGTACTACCTCGTGGGCGCGCTCCTCCTCTCCGGCGTACTCAACGTCGCCTACTTCTGGCCGGTTATCTACACCGCCTTCTTCGAGGCGGAGGACGCCCACGACGCGAAGCCGCTCGTCGACTTCCCGCTCGGCGGCGAGTCGCGGTCGATCGTGGCGGCGACCGACGGGGGCCGCGCAGGTGACGACGCGGACGACTCTGACGACGATGACGAGGGGGAATCCGCTGACACCGTCGACGACATCGTCGCGGACGCGGGAGACGCGGACGACTCCTCGTCCGACGCCGACGGCGTCGACGAGTCCGAGATTCCGGACGCCGACCTCGACGACCTCCCGACCGACGAGGAGGGCGTCGTCCGGCCGGACTTCGCGGCGAGCGAGCGCGACTTCTCGGAGCCGGCCGAGCGCGTCGACACGGGCGACTACGCTGTCGACAAGCGCCCCTCCGACGCCGACGTGCCGTTCGGCCCGGGACGCGCCGACGCGGCCGACGAGCGCGCGGGCGACGCCGCCGAGGCCCACGACGACGGCGAACCCGCCGCCGACGCTCACGACGCTCACGCCGGCGACGACCACGCCGTAGCTGATCACGACGACCACGGGGCCGACGACCACGACGACGGCCACCACGGCGGCCCGCCGGCTGGCGGCTGGGAGCACGTCGCCGGGCTCGACGCCCTCCGCGGGCGCGAGTCGACGTGGTTCACGCTCGGCCCGATTCTCACCTCGATGACGCTCGCGGTGCTGCTCGGGGTGATCCCCTACGAGATGGGCTTCCTGGAGCTGATCGAGCTCATCGTCGACACGCGGCTCCCCGAGGAGGTGATGCGCCCGTGACGGTGCCCACGAGCCTCCTCGCGTCGATTCCGCCGTACGTCCTGATCGCGTTCGCGGCGCTCGCGGTGCTGGCGCTGCCGCGTCGGTCGGGACACGCGGTCGCCGCGCTGGCGACGGCGTTCACCTTCGCGCAGGCGGTGCTGCTCGGTGACGGTGGCACGGGCGCGCACCTCGCGACGACGTTCCTCGGCTTCGACGTCGTGTTCTTCAACGTCGACCAGTTCTCGCTGCTGATGGGCGTCGTCGTCGGATTCCTCGCGACGGCCGCGGTGCTGTACGCGTACGGCAGCGAGGCGCCGACGTGGGTGACCGCGTTCGCGCTGACGTACGTCGCCACGACCGTGGGGACGATATACGCCGGCGACTGGCTCACCCTGATCTTCTTCTGGGAGCTGATGGCCGTCACCTCGACGCTGCTCGTCTGGCAGCACGGCGGCGAGGCGGTGCGGGCGGGCTACCGCTACGCGCTGTTCCACGGCACCGGCGGGACCATCCTGCTCGCGGCGGTCGTCGTCCACTTCGCCAACGCCGGGACGTTCCTGTTCTCGGAGACGGCCGGGATCCACCCGGCCGCGACGGTGCTCGCGGCGGTCGGCATCGGCATCAACTGCGGGTTCATCTTCCTGCACAGCTGGCTGCCGGACACCTACCCGCGGCCGCACGTCGCGGCGTCGGTGTTCCTCTCGGTGTTCACGACGAAGACCGCCGCCTACGTGATGTACCGCGCGTTCCCCGAGGGCGGCATGTGGCTCGCGTACCTCGGCGGGTTCATGGCCGTCTACGGCGCGTTCTTCGCGCTGCTCCAGTACGACCCCCGGCGGCTGCTGTCGTACCACATCCAGGCCCAGCTGGGCTACATGCTCGCCGGGTTCGGCCTCGCCACGGCGGTCGGAGAGTTCGCCGTCGTCGGCGGCTTCGCGCACCTGTTCAACAACGTCCTCTACAAGAGTCTCCTCTTCATGGCGGTCGGCGTCGTCGTCTACCGGACCGGCGTCGAGGACATCCGAGAC
The sequence above is a segment of the Halorubrum sp. 2020YC2 genome. Coding sequences within it:
- a CDS encoding DUF4040 domain-containing protein — protein: MTGALAAAAPPGAPVVAQVTAVEASLFVFVVLTALFTALARDVLAAVIIFGAYSLGMAALYTFYRAPDVAMTEAAISAGVTTVLLLLTLAKTTRADHEAAFESVNLPAAGAAGLLFGGLLLTMGDIPAVGSEDAPIWSNPDVSQWYIAETYAETGVENAVMAVLAAFRGFDTFGEAVVVFAAGIAALIVLHREVFA
- a CDS encoding MnhB domain-containing protein, which encodes MSGSDADLDPGADPDSDADPEPAAPGSGGGFGRDRPPRSDGRLDSDSRQGTPYTESQVIMPTVKIVAPFAFTYGLFVTFHGGGSPGGGFQGGAIVAAVVFMIAFAFGIEATREWLANTVIVALAVGGTLVFAGIGLVPVALGGAFLQYELLPIPDPVKYGMEGVEILGIGTIVAGVLMGLFFVLANGFSDAGGFAAAGAFDDEVGGDADATDDGDEPDSADAEATGDRSDSDAPGPAATDGGER
- a CDS encoding cation:proton antiporter subunit C, whose amino-acid sequence is MFALASTGGAVEILATRHAYVAFALLLCIGLYMMIANPNLVKKIIGLNLFQTAIFLLFIASAYVDGGSIPIVPTGGPEGGLYVSPLPHVLVLTAIVVGVSLTAVALALCIRIYDEYGTLRTDTLRQLLRDEGSIPSPRSAEAPRASGEPSPSSAAPAPGETGDDPADGGGADD
- a CDS encoding proton-conducting transporter membrane subunit, yielding MTDVLLPLAVVVPIVAATLPLALGLRYDRVGWPVAAVGTTATAGIAAAIAVVTVIDGPFRHALGGFLPPIGIELVADRLSVAVLLLVAAVSVATLAFARVAGPRGNPFYSAYLLLVGGLVGMVLTGDLFNLFVFLEITGLTTYALIASDRSGASAYASLKYLVVGTVGASLYLLGVGYAFLATGTLNMVAVQEQIVSQAGYGDPLVRASYAFIVTGLALKIAIFPVHSWQPDAYQRAPDSVTTIVAALVSTASAYALIRVTYTVFTVDFLAANEGIATALLVVSTVSIVAGSALAAMQSNLKRMFAYSSVAQFGMIGAAVALANETALLGGIVHLVGHGIMKFGLFLGIGLLALGYGSRQIGDLASVARAAPYTSGALAVLGLGLVGIPPSIGFLGKWYIGVGAVDAGLAGGGAVGIAVAAAIFVSTLFTLSYVARLLERFYFAGAGLPGDHGDDAAGGGDASADAATDGGRAGDDAATDGGRAGDDAATDGRGPPATTAEGLPAPVKGAPRSSLVPDRVPTAPLLALGLAALATVALGFGGFALAEWFDPFLTEAFA
- a CDS encoding cation:proton antiporter; this encodes MIEATPDIRPLLAVLVSFVAAFFIVASHRSPNVREGWTLVASLAKFGVVASMLPAVLDGAVFEWSAGAFLPGVGAPIEFALRADALGMLFAFLASGLWIVTSFYSIGYMRGLDEPNQTRYFAAFAVSLAATMGIAFAGNLVTIFVFYEILSIATYPLVAHDETAEARSAGRKYLAYTMFGGGVLVLAGTALVYLLAGSVDFTAGGIAELANADPGLAMLAFFLLAIGFGVKAGIMPLHQWLPEAMVAPTPVSGLLHAVAVVKSGAFGVSRVVLDVFGPELVFDLSLPLGFSAGLVLSTVGAITLTAASLIALRKDHLKRRLAYSTISQLSYIILGLGLFGWYGLVGALLHIPAHAFMKLTLFFCAGNIHVSTHTDYISQMAGIGKRMPLTMGAFTVASLGMAGIPLLAGFVSKYYMLIGGVQMGMELTPIAYYLVGALLLSGVLNVAYFWPVIYTAFFEAEDAHDAKPLVDFPLGGESRSIVAATDGGRAGDDADDSDDDDEGESADTVDDIVADAGDADDSSSDADGVDESEIPDADLDDLPTDEEGVVRPDFAASERDFSEPAERVDTGDYAVDKRPSDADVPFGPGRADAADERAGDAAEAHDDGEPAADAHDAHAGDDHAVADHDDHGADDHDDGHHGGPPAGGWEHVAGLDALRGRESTWFTLGPILTSMTLAVLLGVIPYEMGFLELIELIVDTRLPEEVMRP